From the Exiguobacterium marinum DSM 16307 genome, the window TTCCTAAAATCAAGACGAGTACGCTTGCTGCGACTAATAATGAGAAGTATAAGTTTTCTCGTTTATGTACCAAGTTTGAATGTTTCATCTAATTTCTCCTTCTTTTCCCAAAATACATGTTTAATTATACCTTTCATTCCAGAAGAGACAATGAAAAAATAGAAACTGACGGATTCGTCAGTTTCTATCGAATGGTCACTTGATAAAGTTTGTCGTCTTGCGATTGTGGATTGCCGCGTCCGTCCGTATTATTCGAAATAAAATACAACGTATCGTCGTCTAACCATACATCGCGAATCCGCCCTACCCCTTCGACAATCGTCGTCACTTGTTTCGTCTCTCGGTTGATGGCGACGAGACGCTCGTTCCGAAGTGTCGCCATATATACATATCGTTCATCTGTCGCAATACCAGACGGCGCCCAAGACGTCTCACCGACTTCAAACCATGGCGTGACAAGACCTTCTTGTTGCTCGTTTCCTTCAATGATGGGCCAGCCATAATTGTTCCCTTCTTCAATCACGTTGACCTCGTCATGTCCACTCGCTCCATGCTCGCTCGCATAGAGAACGTCGTCAATCCGACTCAGCCCTTGTGGATTCCGATGACCAAGCGAATAGATCCAGTCGGTCGGTTCGCCTTCACCCGATAATGGAATTCGTAAAATCTTCCCTGCCAAAGATGACTCGTCTTGAGCAAGTTCTGGCACGAGCGCATCGCCCGTCGTCACCCAAAGATACTCACCATCGATTAGCAGACGCCCTCCATTGTGGAAGCGTGCCCCTGGAATCTCGTCAAGCACGACGTCTGTCTCTTCGAAACGTTCCCCGTCCCACGTCAATTCCACTACACGATTCTGCACGTCTCTTCCTGACGAGCCGTATGTGTGATACGCGTAAAGGATTCCGCTCGATTCAAAATCGTCACTTAACGCGATGCCAAGGAGTCCCCCTTCACCAATCTCAAATACGTCTTCCTTCAAGTTCACTGCAGATTGCGTCGCGCGACCCGAATCATCGATCACGGTGATCGTTCCGCCACGTTCCGATACGAACCATCCGTCCGGTGTACGAGCGATTGACCAAGGGATGTCCAAGTTTTCAACGATTGGTGTCACTTCTCCAATGTTAAGGTCCGACTCTTCAGCGATGCTCGATTCATCCGTAGTCTCTACCGATTCTTCTGTAGGCGGTTGTTCCGAGCCCTCATTTGTCGATTCTGGCGTACATCCTATAAGAAATAATAGTGTCACAACCCCGATTTGACGTTTCATGTCGGTTCGCCTCCCTTTCCTTCATCATACCCTTGTTTTAAGAATGTTGTGAAGGTTCAGGTCGGTGCGTTGGTAATCGGGACGCAATGATAAACGCGATGATTGCGGCGACCATCGCCCCGATAAATATACTGTTCAATCCGGTCGCGATGATTTGTTCACCTTGCAGACGGACAGAGGCGCTTAGCGTCTCCGTCACACGTTGATTAAAGAAATCTTCCAAAGACACTTTGGATAACGAGCTGCTTTCTTTAAAGTCGTTAAGAACGACAAAATTGAAAACCGCCCCAAACACAGCGACACCGAGCGTTTGACCGACTGTACTTAAAAATGAATTGGTCGCAGTCGCCGTTCCGCGTTGTTGATACGAGACGACGGTTTGCAGGACGACGATAAACATCGGCTGGGACAATCCAAATCCGACACCAATCAACGCC encodes:
- a CDS encoding PQQ-dependent sugar dehydrogenase, which encodes MKRQIGVVTLLFLIGCTPESTNEGSEQPPTEESVETTDESSIAEESDLNIGEVTPIVENLDIPWSIARTPDGWFVSERGGTITVIDDSGRATQSAVNLKEDVFEIGEGGLLGIALSDDFESSGILYAYHTYGSSGRDVQNRVVELTWDGERFEETDVVLDEIPGARFHNGGRLLIDGEYLWVTTGDALVPELAQDESSLAGKILRIPLSGEGEPTDWIYSLGHRNPQGLSRIDDVLYASEHGASGHDEVNVIEEGNNYGWPIIEGNEQQEGLVTPWFEVGETSWAPSGIATDERYVYMATLRNERLVAINRETKQVTTIVEGVGRIRDVWLDDDTLYFISNNTDGRGNPQSQDDKLYQVTIR